The proteins below are encoded in one region of Leptotrichia sp. oral taxon 218:
- a CDS encoding prepilin peptidase produces MFSIFVNDVKKKLIYDRDILFLVLIGLFSAVKFNDLGNYYLGASGYLMPLLALYILEDYFKKSLIGFGDVKLMMGIGGLFRYNGVENIFKFYTVLYIFSGIIVLFLLFFKKLQKYEYIPFAPFIIVSYIFFNHFKIFFD; encoded by the coding sequence ATTTTTAGTATTTTTGTAAATGATGTGAAAAAAAAGCTGATATATGACAGAGATATTTTGTTTTTAGTTCTAATAGGATTATTTTCTGCTGTTAAATTTAATGATCTGGGAAATTATTATTTGGGAGCAAGTGGATATTTAATGCCATTGTTGGCACTTTATATTTTGGAAGATTATTTTAAAAAAAGTTTGATTGGCTTTGGAGATGTGAAACTTATGATGGGAATAGGTGGATTATTTCGATACAATGGAGTAGAAAATATTTTTAAATTTTATACAGTTTTATATATTTTTTCAGGAATTATTGTATTATTTTTATTATTTTTTAAGAAACTTCAAAAATATGAATATATTCCGTTTGCACCGTTTATTATTGTGAGTTACATATTTTTTAATCATTTTAAAATATTTTTTGATTAA
- a CDS encoding type II secretion system protein → MNGKIEKIKSEKTFGKKAKKGFTLIEVILVVAIITIISAIAIPQVGKYLNKANRSKVIGAISELNNTTTSWSIDHSGDAPKNLQEILTEQGNLNKLGIGLDNSGKFKIGNIQGQIIYQDGEIFAKIDASSKAFPGEEIKR, encoded by the coding sequence ATGAATGGGAAAATTGAAAAGATTAAGAGTGAAAAAACCTTTGGCAAAAAAGCAAAAAAAGGTTTTACGCTTATTGAAGTGATATTGGTCGTGGCAATTATTACGATAATTTCTGCGATTGCAATACCGCAAGTTGGAAAATACTTGAACAAAGCTAATAGGAGTAAAGTTATTGGTGCGATTTCTGAGTTAAATAACACGACAACATCTTGGAGCATTGATCATAGCGGAGATGCACCCAAAAATTTGCAGGAGATTTTGACGGAGCAGGGAAATTTGAATAAACTTGGAATTGGACTGGATAATAGTGGAAAATTTAAAATTGGTAATATTCAAGGACAAATAATTTATCAGGATGGTGAAATTTTTGCTAAAATTGACGCTAGCAGTAAGGCTTTTCCTGGAGAAGAGATAAAGAGATGA
- a CDS encoding amino acid ABC transporter ATP-binding protein codes for MIKVENLKKQYGDNVVLKDISLYVEKGEAISVIGPSGSGKSTFLRCINGLEELSDGHICVDEFDLADKNLNIDKFREKVGMVFQNFNLFPHLTVLQNIILAPVTLKKVTKLEAIKLGKELLEKVGLLDKADVYPSSLSGGQKQRVAIARALAMKPEALLFDEPTSALDPEMVGEVLKVMKDLAKEGMTMIVVTHEMGFAREVCDRVIFMADGEIVEQGKPEEVFLNPKNERTQNFLKVL; via the coding sequence ATGATTAAAGTAGAAAATTTGAAAAAACAGTATGGAGATAATGTTGTTTTAAAAGATATAAGCCTTTATGTAGAAAAAGGGGAAGCAATAAGTGTGATTGGGCCGTCAGGTTCGGGGAAAAGTACATTTTTAAGATGTATAAATGGGCTTGAAGAACTATCTGACGGACATATTTGCGTGGATGAATTTGACCTTGCGGATAAAAATTTGAACATTGACAAATTTCGTGAAAAAGTTGGAATGGTTTTTCAAAATTTTAATTTATTTCCACATTTAACAGTTTTGCAAAATATAATTTTAGCTCCAGTAACGCTAAAAAAAGTGACAAAGCTAGAAGCTATAAAATTGGGAAAAGAACTGCTTGAAAAAGTTGGACTTTTAGATAAAGCCGATGTTTATCCATCAAGTTTGTCTGGTGGGCAAAAACAAAGAGTGGCAATTGCAAGAGCTCTCGCTATGAAACCGGAAGCATTACTGTTTGATGAGCCGACAAGTGCATTAGATCCTGAGATGGTTGGAGAAGTTTTGAAAGTTATGAAGGATTTGGCTAAAGAAGGAATGACAATGATTGTTGTGACGCATGAAATGGGATTTGCAAGGGAAGTTTGTGACAGAGTCATTTTTATGGCTGATGGTGAAATTGTGGAGCAGGGAAAACCTGAAGAAGTGTTTTTGAATCCAAAAAATGAGAGAACTCAGAATTTTTTAAAAGTTTTATAA
- a CDS encoding ABC transporter substrate-binding protein/permease, giving the protein MKKRTLVLVSLVLTILIFFTACGKKDAKNPNAKTGKKYIIAVDLIYPPFSFKENNVDKGIDVDLMKAVAKTQGFEVEIQPMDFGGIIPAMESGQIDGAIAGANITEERKKVVDFSDPYYDTGIVAIVHKDNNTIKTGKDLVGKRLAVKSGTAGERYVQENLKGKSEVRIYDDTVSMLKAVENKQADAGFEDLPVVLYTLNQDPDTQLKVGTGKLTNVGNGFMVKKGTHKELLEEFNKGLKTLRQNGEYQKIVDRYTKGGKTVEKGGIAGVIDSYKGILTGYGLKFLRGLAVTIYITVVSLFFATLIGLGIGYLNFVPTDKKGFHSKMIKVSQFLGKEYIDLIRGTPLMVQTIFFYFGVVPLLPKLLKFTFHLSSEPGMLSPEVSGIIIIALNAGAFLAEIFRGGIQAIDKGQMEAARSLGLSFNKSMTKVILPQAIKNMIPAILNQFISSLKDTSLLVVIGVADLMKEGQVAYKTNFKTFETMLIVAAIYYIVIKLLSKLFKKVEDKLKV; this is encoded by the coding sequence ATGAAAAAAAGGACATTAGTTTTAGTGTCGCTAGTATTGACAATTTTAATATTTTTTACAGCTTGTGGAAAAAAAGATGCAAAAAATCCAAATGCAAAGACAGGTAAAAAATATATTATTGCAGTAGATTTGATTTATCCGCCGTTTTCTTTTAAGGAGAATAATGTGGATAAGGGAATTGATGTGGATTTGATGAAGGCGGTGGCGAAAACTCAAGGATTTGAAGTGGAAATTCAGCCGATGGATTTTGGAGGAATTATTCCTGCGATGGAATCTGGACAAATTGATGGTGCGATTGCGGGAGCGAACATTACCGAGGAAAGAAAAAAGGTTGTTGATTTTTCTGATCCATATTACGATACAGGAATTGTTGCGATAGTTCATAAAGATAATAATACGATAAAAACTGGAAAAGATTTGGTTGGAAAAAGACTTGCGGTTAAAAGTGGAACTGCAGGAGAAAGATATGTTCAAGAAAATTTGAAAGGGAAATCTGAAGTAAGAATTTATGATGATACAGTTTCAATGTTAAAGGCGGTTGAAAATAAACAGGCTGATGCAGGATTTGAAGATTTGCCAGTAGTTTTGTATACTTTAAATCAAGATCCAGATACGCAGTTAAAAGTTGGAACTGGAAAGTTGACAAATGTTGGAAATGGATTTATGGTAAAAAAGGGGACTCACAAAGAGTTGCTGGAAGAGTTTAACAAAGGTTTGAAGACTTTAAGACAAAATGGCGAATATCAAAAAATTGTGGATAGATACACTAAAGGTGGAAAAACTGTGGAAAAAGGCGGAATTGCTGGAGTTATTGATTCCTACAAGGGAATTTTGACTGGTTACGGACTAAAGTTTTTAAGAGGACTTGCAGTTACTATTTATATTACAGTTGTTTCGTTATTTTTTGCAACATTGATTGGTTTAGGAATAGGATATTTAAATTTTGTGCCGACAGATAAAAAAGGTTTTCATTCTAAAATGATAAAAGTTTCGCAATTTTTAGGAAAAGAATATATTGATTTAATAAGGGGAACTCCGCTTATGGTTCAGACAATATTCTTTTATTTTGGAGTTGTGCCATTACTTCCAAAACTTTTAAAATTCACATTTCATTTGAGCAGTGAGCCAGGAATGCTGTCTCCTGAAGTTTCTGGAATAATTATAATTGCATTAAATGCTGGAGCATTTTTAGCTGAAATTTTTAGAGGCGGAATACAGGCTATTGACAAAGGACAAATGGAAGCGGCTAGAAGTTTGGGGCTTTCTTTTAACAAGTCGATGACCAAAGTAATTTTGCCACAGGCTATTAAAAATATGATTCCTGCCATTTTAAATCAGTTTATAAGTTCACTAAAAGATACTTCCTTATTAGTTGTAATTGGAGTGGCAGATTTGATGAAAGAAGGGCAAGTTGCTTATAAAACTAATTTTAAAACATTTGAAACGATGCTTATAGTTGCGGCAATTTACTATATAGTAATTAAATTATTGTCTAAATTGTTCAAGAAAGTGGAGGATAAGTTAAAAGTATGA
- a CDS encoding aminoacetone oxidase family FAD-binding enzyme — translation MKTEVTVIGGGAAGLMAAITAKKNGRDVVILERKDRILKKVLVTGNGRCNLSNVNATNENYFGIEKQKQDINHILNNFLPTDVIDFFENKVGIICNEESRGKLYPLSGQAASIVDGLRFYAQNLGIPIYTDFYVTKVTKEMFEFKIFSEDKRQINSKKIILATGGISYPELGSNGSGYQIAENFGHSLTKLVPTIVQLKTEKHKIKGLRGIKLDAKVSAFGKNEDKFEKICTYEGELLFTDYGISGNVVFNISFVFPLYKEVEFEVDFMPKFDYNNLFTILKKRREILKNMTMEQYFNGMINKKLGQFLTKMSGIPKLSKNISELTDNEIKKICTILKKYKIKILDTNGFKNAQVTAGGIPLSEINLENLESKKTKGLYFAGEVMDVYGECGGFNLHWAWASGKFAGENV, via the coding sequence TTGAAAACAGAAGTAACTGTTATTGGCGGTGGAGCAGCTGGACTTATGGCAGCGATTACTGCTAAAAAAAATGGAAGAGATGTCGTTATTTTAGAGCGAAAAGATAGAATTTTGAAAAAAGTTTTGGTCACGGGAAATGGACGATGTAATTTGAGTAATGTCAATGCAACAAATGAAAATTACTTTGGGATTGAAAAACAAAAACAGGATATAAATCATATTTTAAATAATTTTTTGCCAACTGATGTAATTGACTTTTTTGAAAATAAAGTTGGAATCATTTGCAACGAAGAAAGTCGTGGAAAACTTTATCCACTTAGCGGACAAGCTGCGTCAATTGTAGATGGACTAAGATTCTATGCACAAAATCTTGGAATTCCAATTTATACTGATTTTTATGTCACAAAAGTCACAAAAGAAATGTTTGAATTTAAAATTTTTTCCGAAGATAAAAGACAAATTAACTCGAAAAAAATAATTCTTGCAACAGGCGGAATTTCTTATCCTGAACTTGGTTCAAACGGAAGTGGCTACCAAATTGCAGAAAATTTTGGTCACAGTTTAACAAAACTTGTGCCAACAATTGTTCAGCTAAAAACTGAAAAGCACAAAATAAAAGGATTGCGTGGAATAAAATTAGATGCAAAAGTCAGCGCTTTTGGAAAAAATGAAGATAAATTTGAGAAAATTTGTACCTATGAAGGAGAGCTGCTATTTACTGATTACGGAATTTCAGGAAATGTAGTCTTTAATATTTCTTTTGTTTTTCCACTTTACAAAGAAGTTGAATTTGAAGTTGATTTTATGCCAAAATTTGATTATAATAATCTTTTTACGATTTTGAAAAAGAGACGGGAAATACTAAAAAATATGACAATGGAGCAATATTTTAATGGAATGATTAACAAAAAATTAGGTCAATTTTTGACTAAAATGTCGGGAATTCCAAAATTGTCAAAAAATATTTCAGAACTTACCGACAATGAAATAAAAAAAATATGTACAATTTTAAAAAAATATAAAATAAAAATATTGGATACAAACGGCTTTAAAAACGCACAAGTTACCGCCGGCGGAATTCCTTTGAGCGAAATAAATCTAGAAAATTTGGAGTCAAAAAAAACAAAAGGGCTTTATTTTGCTGGAGAAGTTATGGATGTCTACGGTGAATGTGGTGGATTTAACTTACATTGGGCCTGGGCGAGTGGAAAATTTGCTGGAGAAAATGTTTAA
- a CDS encoding NAD(P)/FAD-dependent oxidoreductase: protein MSTVNVVDLTYIGPGRVENLLEKMFNEKNVKGKEMLKINNIKMPVKHNENDLKNVVCKLYKINKNEIKSFEIAGQAIDARKKNNVVFVYAINIELENEKKFENIKNIKKFEKQIYSISKIENFSENEKIKRPVVVGSGPAGIFAGLVMAEAGLKPIIIEQGKNVDERKKDVYNFFKTRKLNKYSNVQFGEGGAGTFSDGKLNTNTNNFRMQKIYDELILAGAEKKISYMSKPHIGTDKLIGIMKNIRKKIESLGGEYRFCTKLTKINYKNNKLKEIEVEDLKNKKKYTISTNIAVLAIGHSARETFHMLNEEKVQMERKIFSVGVRIEHKQSMVNRAQYGKFADKLPSAEYKLNVKTSNGRGVYTFCMCPGGVVVPSASEENRLVVNGMSYSKRNLENANSAILVNVFPDDFEGNSVLAGIEFQRKLEEKAFILGGSDYKAPVQLFGDFLNNKVSKKLGNVKPSYLADYKFADLNQIFPEYINSSLKEGITLMDKKIKGFANYDAILTGVESRSSSPVKIPRNEKFFANIEGIMPCGEGAGYAGGIMSAAVDGVKCAEFVIDYFQNLTNK, encoded by the coding sequence ATGTCTACGGTGAATGTGGTGGATTTAACTTACATTGGGCCTGGGCGAGTGGAAAATTTGCTGGAGAAAATGTTTAATGAAAAAAATGTGAAAGGAAAAGAAATGCTTAAAATTAATAATATAAAAATGCCTGTAAAACATAACGAGAACGACTTAAAAAATGTTGTCTGCAAACTTTATAAAATTAATAAAAATGAGATAAAAAGTTTTGAAATTGCAGGACAGGCGATTGATGCCAGAAAAAAAAATAATGTTGTCTTTGTTTATGCTATAAATATCGAGCTTGAAAACGAAAAAAAATTTGAAAATATTAAAAATATAAAAAAATTTGAAAAACAAATTTATTCTATTTCAAAAATAGAAAATTTTTCTGAAAATGAGAAAATAAAAAGACCCGTTGTAGTTGGAAGCGGACCTGCTGGCATTTTTGCGGGACTTGTGATGGCTGAAGCTGGACTTAAACCGATTATTATTGAGCAGGGAAAAAATGTCGACGAGAGAAAAAAAGATGTCTACAATTTTTTTAAGACAAGAAAATTGAATAAATATTCAAATGTACAATTTGGTGAAGGTGGAGCTGGCACTTTTTCTGACGGAAAATTAAACACTAATACAAATAATTTTAGAATGCAAAAAATTTATGATGAACTAATTTTAGCAGGAGCCGAGAAAAAAATAAGTTACATGTCAAAACCGCACATTGGAACGGACAAACTTATTGGAATTATGAAAAACATAAGAAAAAAAATTGAAAGTCTTGGCGGAGAATATAGATTTTGCACAAAACTTACAAAAATTAATTACAAAAATAATAAATTGAAAGAAATTGAAGTTGAAGATTTAAAAAATAAAAAAAAATATACTATTTCAACAAATATTGCAGTTTTGGCAATTGGACATAGTGCAAGAGAAACTTTTCATATGTTAAACGAAGAAAAAGTTCAAATGGAGCGAAAAATTTTTTCTGTGGGAGTTAGAATCGAACACAAGCAAAGCATGGTAAATAGAGCTCAATACGGAAAATTTGCTGATAAGTTGCCATCTGCCGAGTACAAATTAAATGTCAAAACTTCTAATGGAAGAGGAGTTTACACTTTTTGCATGTGTCCCGGCGGAGTTGTAGTACCGTCTGCAAGCGAAGAAAATAGGTTAGTTGTAAATGGAATGAGTTATTCTAAAAGAAATCTAGAAAACGCAAATTCGGCAATTTTAGTAAATGTTTTTCCAGATGATTTTGAAGGAAATTCAGTTCTTGCTGGGATTGAGTTTCAGCGAAAATTGGAAGAAAAAGCCTTTATTCTTGGTGGAAGTGACTACAAAGCTCCCGTTCAGCTATTTGGAGATTTTTTAAATAATAAAGTTTCAAAAAAATTAGGAAATGTAAAGCCAAGTTACCTTGCAGATTACAAATTTGCCGACTTAAATCAGATTTTTCCTGAATATATAAACTCTTCTCTAAAAGAAGGAATCACGCTTATGGACAAAAAAATAAAAGGATTTGCAAATTATGATGCCATTTTAACTGGTGTGGAAAGTAGAAGTTCATCTCCTGTAAAAATTCCAAGAAATGAAAAATTTTTTGCCAATATTGAAGGAATTATGCCTTGTGGAGAAGGTGCTGGATATGCTGGTGGAATAATGTCTGCTGCCGTTGATGGAGTGAAATGTGCTGAATTTGTTATTGACTATTTTCAAAATTTGACGAATAAATAA
- a CDS encoding helix-hairpin-helix domain-containing protein produces MKIKYIIIFIVLLIVGNFFRLFIEDKNKPNVEISKEVNYKKEKAKENSDLTKKKKKFDVNSVEYADLLKLGFSKSKADNIIKFRDETGIILDIEDMKNVERFGKSGLEISKKYLFVDKEKIKNPKENYGREIAKYNINKCGEKELKRIGFTAKEIKKILLELENGSIRSNLDLEKIIGSKRYSEIENKIKFID; encoded by the coding sequence ATGAAAATAAAATATATTATTATTTTTATTGTGCTTTTAATTGTGGGAAATTTTTTTAGACTTTTTATTGAGGATAAAAATAAGCCGAATGTTGAAATTAGTAAAGAAGTCAATTATAAAAAAGAAAAAGCTAAAGAAAACAGCGATTTGACTAAAAAAAAGAAAAAATTTGATGTAAACAGTGTTGAATATGCGGATTTATTGAAATTAGGATTTTCGAAGTCAAAGGCGGATAACATTATAAAATTTCGAGATGAAACTGGAATAATTTTAGATATTGAAGATATGAAAAATGTTGAAAGATTTGGAAAATCGGGATTGGAAATTTCTAAAAAATATCTTTTTGTTGATAAAGAAAAAATAAAAAATCCAAAAGAAAATTATGGCAGAGAAATTGCAAAATATAATATTAATAAATGCGGTGAAAAAGAATTAAAAAGAATTGGATTTACAGCAAAAGAAATAAAAAAAATACTTTTGGAACTTGAGAACGGAAGTATTCGCTCAAATTTAGATTTAGAAAAAATTATCGGAAGTAAAAGATATTCAGAAATAGAAAATAAAATAAAATTTATTGATTAA
- the dnaJ gene encoding molecular chaperone DnaJ, which produces MAKRDYYEVLGVAKNASESDIKKAYRKAAMKYHPDKFANSSDAEKKDAEEKFKEINEAYEILSDAQKKAAYDQYGHAAFENGAGGAGAGGFGGFSGFGNGQGFDFEDLGDIFGSFFGGGGRSRSQGPKVNQGEDLRYNLTLILEEVANGVEKEIKYKRDGKCKHCHGSGAEAGSHMKTCTKCNGSGHIRVQQRSIFGMQVMTQECDMCHGTGKVPEKVCSHCHGTGVEHETVTRKIKIPAGVETGQRLVVRDGGNAGRNDGIYGDLYIFITVKKHEIFEREGLDIYCDVPVGITTAILGGEIEVPTLSGKVKIKIAEGTQNGKEYKLRDKGISYGTRKGSEIIRIKIETPTNLSEKQKNILREFDGSLENKNYKEGKSFKDKIKRFFSKFEN; this is translated from the coding sequence ATGGCAAAAAGAGATTATTATGAAGTGCTTGGAGTAGCAAAAAATGCAAGTGAATCAGATATAAAAAAGGCGTATAGAAAAGCGGCGATGAAATATCACCCAGATAAATTTGCTAATTCGTCAGATGCTGAAAAAAAGGATGCGGAAGAAAAATTTAAAGAAATAAATGAGGCTTATGAAATTTTGTCAGATGCACAGAAAAAAGCAGCTTATGATCAATATGGACATGCGGCATTTGAAAATGGTGCTGGTGGAGCCGGAGCTGGTGGTTTTGGTGGCTTTAGCGGATTTGGAAATGGTCAAGGATTTGATTTTGAAGATTTGGGAGATATTTTTGGAAGCTTTTTTGGTGGAGGTGGAAGAAGCCGAAGTCAAGGTCCAAAAGTTAATCAAGGAGAAGATTTACGATATAATCTTACTTTAATATTGGAAGAAGTTGCAAATGGTGTAGAAAAAGAGATTAAATATAAAAGAGATGGGAAATGTAAACATTGTCACGGCTCTGGAGCAGAAGCTGGAAGTCATATGAAAACTTGTACTAAATGTAATGGTTCTGGACATATAAGAGTGCAGCAAAGATCTATTTTTGGAATGCAAGTTATGACACAAGAATGTGATATGTGCCACGGAACTGGAAAAGTACCTGAAAAAGTTTGTAGTCATTGTCATGGAACTGGAGTGGAACATGAAACAGTTACAAGAAAAATAAAAATACCAGCTGGAGTGGAAACTGGTCAAAGACTTGTTGTAAGAGATGGCGGAAATGCTGGAAGAAATGATGGAATCTACGGAGATTTATACATATTTATAACGGTTAAAAAACATGAAATATTTGAGCGAGAAGGACTTGATATTTATTGTGATGTTCCAGTTGGAATTACAACAGCAATTTTAGGGGGAGAAATTGAAGTGCCAACTCTTTCTGGAAAAGTAAAAATAAAAATAGCTGAAGGCACACAAAATGGAAAAGAATATAAATTGAGGGATAAAGGAATAAGTTATGGAACTAGAAAAGGTTCTGAAATAATTAGAATAAAAATTGAAACTCCAACAAATTTGTCTGAAAAACAAAAAAATATTTTAAGGGAATTTGATGGTTCGCTAGAAAATAAAAATTATAAAGAAGGTAAATCATTTAAAGATAAAATAAAAAGATTTTTTAGTAAATTTGAAAATTAA
- a CDS encoding aldose 1-epimerase family protein, producing MESTINTLKYGNIEIAVANRGAELQSYKVNGEEFMWDRKPEFWAASSPVLFPFVGTIKNGAYSYNGKEYKISTRHGFARTEDFELVEKTENSLKFRFSSNKETLEKYPFDFELFITYTIVGNTLEIEYNVVNKNNSDMYFSLGTHPAFALDVNDDIKLSDYYLEFEKNETSKKYKLNEKGLVLDEKADCLNNENKLKITEKVFDDDAIIFDDLKSEKVTIKNSKNSKKLSVEYNGFPYIAFWSKPKAPFVCIEPWYGISDFEDCTGKLEEKKGILKLEKDKIFTAKLVIEGKL from the coding sequence ATGGAAAGTACAATAAATACCCTAAAATATGGAAATATTGAAATTGCAGTTGCAAATAGAGGAGCAGAATTACAAAGTTATAAAGTAAATGGAGAAGAGTTTATGTGGGACAGGAAGCCTGAGTTTTGGGCTGCTAGTTCGCCTGTGCTATTTCCGTTTGTTGGGACTATAAAAAATGGGGCTTATAGTTACAACGGAAAAGAATATAAAATTTCTACACGGCATGGGTTTGCTCGGACTGAGGATTTTGAACTGGTTGAGAAGACTGAAAATTCTTTGAAATTTAGATTTTCTTCAAATAAGGAAACTTTGGAGAAGTATCCATTTGATTTTGAATTGTTTATAACTTATACAATTGTTGGAAATACTTTGGAAATTGAGTACAATGTTGTAAATAAAAATAATTCTGATATGTATTTTTCACTTGGAACACATCCTGCATTTGCACTTGATGTAAATGATGACATAAAATTGAGTGATTATTATTTGGAATTTGAGAAAAATGAGACTTCAAAGAAATATAAATTGAATGAAAAAGGGCTTGTTTTAGATGAAAAAGCTGATTGCTTGAACAATGAGAATAAATTGAAGATTACTGAAAAGGTTTTTGATGATGATGCGATAATATTCGATGATTTGAAATCAGAAAAAGTTACAATAAAAAATAGTAAAAATTCTAAAAAATTGAGTGTTGAATATAACGGATTTCCTTATATTGCATTTTGGAGCAAGCCAAAAGCACCGTTTGTGTGCATAGAACCTTGGTATGGAATTTCAGATTTTGAAGATTGCACAGGAAAACTGGAAGAGAAAAAAGGAATATTAAAATTGGAAAAAGATAAGATTTTTACTGCAAAATTAGTGATTGAAGGGAAATTATAA
- the dnaK gene encoding molecular chaperone DnaK has translation MSKIIGIDLGTTNSCVAVMEGGNFAIIPNSDGGRTTPSVVNIKDNGEIIVGEIAKRQAITNPDSTVISIKTQMGSDYKVNIHGKDYTPQEISAMILKKLKKDAESYLGETVTEAVITVPAYFTDAQRQATKDAGEIAGLTVKRIINEPTAAALSYGLDKKKEEKVLVFDLGGGTFDVSVLEIGDGVVEVISTSGNNHLGGDNFDQKIIDWLADEFKKETGIDLRNDKMAIQRLKDAAEDAKKKLSTTLETQISLPFITMDASGPKHLEKKLTRAAFDELTKDLVEATKGPVKQALEDANLDPSGIDEILLVGGSTRIPAVQEWVKSFFGKEPNKSINPDEVVAAGAAIQGGVLMGDVKDVLLLDVTPLSLGIETMGGVFTKIIDRNTTVPVKKSQVFSTAADNQPAVSIVVLQGERARAADNHKLGEFNLNDIPPAPRGVPQIEVTFDIDANGIVHVSAKDLGTGKENTVTISGSSNLSKEDIEKMKKDAEANEAEDAKFKELVEARNQADQLVIATEKTIKENESKLQGTEKEDIEKAIEELKKVKDGDDIEAIRKGIEELSKVSQGFATRMYQEAAATQQQAQGGTEGNADNGSSEDDVQDAEIVD, from the coding sequence ATGAGTAAAATAATAGGAATAGATTTAGGGACAACAAACAGCTGCGTGGCAGTTATGGAAGGTGGAAACTTTGCGATAATACCAAATAGTGATGGAGGAAGAACTACACCTTCAGTAGTAAATATCAAAGATAATGGAGAAATTATAGTTGGGGAAATTGCTAAAAGACAAGCAATTACAAATCCTGATTCAACAGTAATTTCAATTAAAACACAAATGGGATCAGACTATAAAGTAAATATTCATGGAAAAGATTATACACCACAAGAAATTTCAGCAATGATTTTGAAAAAATTGAAAAAAGATGCAGAAAGCTATTTAGGAGAAACTGTAACAGAAGCAGTAATCACTGTACCAGCTTACTTCACTGATGCTCAAAGACAAGCAACTAAAGATGCAGGAGAAATTGCAGGACTTACAGTAAAAAGAATTATTAATGAACCAACAGCAGCAGCATTATCTTATGGATTAGATAAGAAAAAAGAAGAAAAAGTGTTAGTATTTGACTTAGGTGGAGGTACATTTGACGTATCAGTACTAGAAATTGGAGATGGAGTAGTAGAAGTTATTTCAACTTCAGGAAATAACCACTTAGGTGGGGATAACTTTGACCAAAAAATTATTGACTGGTTAGCTGATGAATTTAAAAAAGAAACTGGAATTGATTTAAGAAATGATAAAATGGCAATTCAAAGATTGAAAGATGCAGCAGAAGACGCTAAGAAAAAATTATCAACTACATTAGAAACACAAATTTCATTACCATTCATTACAATGGATGCAAGTGGACCAAAACATTTGGAAAAGAAATTAACTAGAGCAGCATTTGATGAACTTACCAAAGACTTGGTTGAAGCAACTAAAGGGCCTGTTAAACAAGCGTTGGAAGATGCAAACTTAGATCCAAGCGGAATTGATGAAATCTTATTAGTTGGTGGATCAACAAGAATCCCAGCAGTTCAAGAATGGGTTAAATCATTCTTTGGAAAAGAACCTAATAAATCAATTAACCCTGATGAAGTTGTAGCAGCAGGAGCAGCTATTCAAGGTGGAGTATTAATGGGAGACGTTAAAGACGTATTGTTATTAGATGTAACTCCATTGTCATTAGGAATTGAAACAATGGGTGGAGTATTTACTAAGATCATTGATAGAAATACTACTGTGCCAGTTAAAAAATCACAAGTGTTCTCAACAGCAGCAGATAATCAACCAGCAGTATCAATCGTTGTATTGCAAGGGGAAAGAGCTAGAGCGGCTGACAACCATAAATTAGGAGAATTTAACTTAAACGACATCCCACCTGCACCAAGAGGAGTACCTCAAATCGAAGTAACATTTGATATTGATGCAAATGGTATCGTGCATGTATCTGCTAAAGATTTAGGAACAGGAAAAGAAAATACAGTAACAATTTCTGGTTCATCTAATTTGTCTAAAGAAGACATCGAAAAAATGAAAAAAGATGCTGAGGCAAATGAAGCTGAAGATGCTAAATTTAAAGAATTAGTAGAAGCTAGAAACCAAGCTGACCAATTAGTAATTGCAACTGAAAAAACTATAAAAGAAAATGAATCTAAATTGCAAGGAACTGAAAAAGAAGACATCGAAAAAGCAATTGAAGAATTGAAGAAAGTAAAAGATGGAGACGACATCGAAGCAATCAGAAAAGGAATTGAAGAATTGTCGAAAGTATCTCAAGGATTTGCAACTAGAATGTACCAAGAAGCAGCAGCGACTCAACAACAAGCACAAGGTGGAACTGAAGGAAATGCAGATAATGGTTCTTCTGAAGATGATGTTCAAGATGCAGAAATTGTTGATTAA